A window of Hippoglossus stenolepis isolate QCI-W04-F060 chromosome 16, HSTE1.2, whole genome shotgun sequence contains these coding sequences:
- the mfsd6l gene encoding major facilitator superfamily domain-containing protein 6-like, translated as MKRNKQIDVKRALALASVFNFLCSCSKGCLLPFLTLYLRQLGLTPVMTGVVMGAKHLISLAWSPVASLLSKHYNKRRVVIKGSLVCSAAVALVLLLIPTTDVHTQSSSCNTTNLSSGSAPSLDNLLTSSIAPVTSTPPKHPVSHPGVTFPAKTIADTKSASVMTSTTSRNQRENVSVGVDHSLREPGISSSVGPRVSGSSAPAVRRRRSDVKSASEEPQREKTTEEQSQFDFLGNLKVMDPQHQLFFLILIIVSVWESVSAPLEWTADDGLYEYLDFADASDRYTAIGPWGLLGAACGAGGAGLLVSQLSCLIAGWITRSAAHFFCYAGFAALALPVACYLPLYLNKKRDRVNGLLKALQLVRGSPRALLCAITTLLVGAAGSAVDNFLLWQMQDHGSNELHMGSALALALLSQAAFPLLAGRVSKLLRPGRVLAVGAAALGLQCLYYSFLWGPWAVLPVQMLSCFSGGALWWAVNIQCEDVATPEAERSVRRVFSALSLHLGSSLGSLGGGFVVQRFGLAWLFRAVAAGLMLWCVCLMLLQWKAPHQRRINYSRLLAANASEASDSESEQERDWLDKAMETDRSNNNYGRRINH; from the coding sequence ATGAAGAGGAACAAGCAGATCGACGTCAAGCGAGCCCTCGCTCTCGCCAGCGTCTTCAACTTCCTGTGCTCCTGCTCCAAAGGCTGCCTGCTCCCCTTCCTCACCCTGTACCTCAGGCAGCTGGGCCTCACCCCCGTGATGACGGGCGTCGTCATGGGCGCCAAACACCTGATATCGCTGGCGTGGAGCCCCGTGGCGAGTCTCCTCTCCAAGCACTACAACAAGAGGCGAGTGGTGATCAAAGGCTCTCTGGTGTGTTCGGCAGCGGTCGCCCTGGTTCTGCTGCTCATCCCGACCACAGACGTGCACACGCAGAGCAGCTCCTGTAACACCACGAATCTGAGCAGCGGCTCAGCCCCAAGTCTGGATAACCTGCTCACCAGCAGCATCGCACCTGTGACCAGCACTCCCCCAAAACATCCTGTTTCCCATCCTGGTGTCACGTTTCCTGCAAAGACGATCGCTGATACTAAATCTGCTTCTGTAATGACGAGCACAACTTCACGTAATCAGCGAGAGAATGTTTCTGTCGGGGTCGACCACAGCCTTCGAGAACCAGGGATCAGCAGCTCCGTTGGGCCTCGTGTCTCcggctcctctgctcctgctgtgaggaggaggaggtcggACGTCAAATCAGCCTCTGAGGAGCCGCAGAGAGAAAAGAcgacagaggagcagagccaGTTCGACTTTTTAGGAAACTTGAAGGTCATGGACCCTCAACACCAACTCTTCTTCCTGATCCTCATCATCGTCTCGGTGTGGGAGTCTGTGTCGGCCCCTCTGGAGTGGACGGCCGACGACGGATTGTATGAATATCTGGATTTTGCCGACGCCTCCGACCGCTACACCGCCATCGGGCCGTGGGGTTTGCTGGGAGCAGCGTGCGGCGCTGGAGGCGCAGGGCTGCTGGTCAGCCAGTTGAGTTGTCTCATAGCCGGTTGGATCACCAGGAGCGCGGCACATTTCTTCTGCTACGCTGGTTTTGCCGCTCTGGCCCTGCCCGTGGCTTGTTACCTCCCTCTCTACCTGAACAAAAAGCGAGACCGGGTCAACGGGCTCCTGAAAGCCCTGCAGCTGGTACGTGGTTCCCCTCGCGCTCTGCTCTGCGCCATCACCACCCTGCTGGTCGGGGCGGCGGGCTCAGCCGTGGACAACTTCCTCCTGTGGCAGATGCAGGATCACGGGAGCAACGAGCTGCACATGGGATCGGCTCTCGCCCTCGCTCTGCTCTCACAGGCCGCCTTCCCTCTCCTCGCCGGCCGGGTGTCCAAGCTCCTACGCCCGGGAAGGGTGCTCGCAGTGGGGGCTGCGGCTCTCGGCCTGCAGTGCCTCTACTACTCCTTCCTCTGGGGCCCCTGGGCCGTGCTGCCTGTCCAGATGTTGAGTTGCTTCAGCGGCGGAGCCCTGTGGTGGGCTGTGAACATCCAGTGTGAGGACGTCGCCACGCCGGAGGCCGAGAGGAGCGTGAGGAGGGTCTTCAGTGCTCTGTCTCTGCACCTGGGAAGCAGCCTGGGCAGCTTGGGCGGGGGGTTTGTGGTGCAGAGGTTCGGGCTGGCGTGGCTGTTCAGGGCAGTGGCAGCGGGCCTgatgctgtggtgtgtgtgtctgatgctgCTCCAGTGGAAGGCGCCGCACCAGCGCAGGATCAACTACTCTCGCCTCCTGGCCGCCAACGCCAGCGAAGCCAGTGACTCTGAGTCGGAGCAGGAGCGGGACTGGCTCGACAAAGCGATGGAAACCGATAGAAGCAATAATAATTATGGAAGGAGGATAAACCACTGA
- the pik3r6b gene encoding phosphoinositide 3-kinase regulatory subunit 6 isoform X1, with amino-acid sequence MTDLAADVSLSAVQSSLHTDVQALLNEMNSRCTSQKGWIRWSLEKKVEVDPSCSVSLISVLVRELEKKLKKMHKIGSHVHVIPILHTLYYAVIQSGSMIPRSLYQRVDECLMKLLILPIPYSAVALSTLSSVKMEMITPGSLYQRRVIAEQNLKSKHCTLQEKVFVLADPDVFTAQLEATVRAYLEVSGMFRDTPTAMEKNLMLRVMQKGLGTACRSSRLAQALEALDVQMVEKYFEEVVRAVEQSIKHGPGGCTTYLNRLQHIQKEILAAATEEVTEEDCGSVSSRTLLFPEIKFLLWTNEEDLWSLLANFSLRSNSNSSVDGDEKDKRDGAEDGGIKRRLRDVSDLQDTVQPLVRNSSPAMSRRNAYKRGNSENKLSLMREKMDTFAGSRRVQRDDCRCLTARVVVMGDDRVLGRLSRAFLSIRQRESKHLVLTKKLNLQLYYVPVTDVEPQPSSPDGPCPDNGRLSLAGLLGRLDPWYNSNINSLRATISNLATMHTESESESEKDQNLFLLDTLCYYLRCGTQPVNLPMYSVKMTRCSSDASPVVEDVFVSHLEADMPEFRHLKEKFSKDPFTRRKKSTVIIHGAVITVSYTETSLSKRRVERGEALMTCGVAITSEPAAVTTGEDFLTVSFDSINPGNNKKIRTQNISIRTMEDQTLSVCLDRDSRRTYTDVQRHLSVLGPRMQPPLQVQRQKQARAAAEQVSEQRPVAAHQHLHRCDPVRNIRNMRNIRNIKNMRNIRNMRNMRNTRNMRNMRSMRNTRSMRNIRNMRNMRNMRNMRNTRNIRNMRNISNWSGCVLLCFISSHLGLCCVVSRKISRCDNKLSFNYVCETFSYHRPQIVVV; translated from the exons ATGACTGATCTTGCAG CTGACGTGTCTCTCTCGGCTGTGCAGTCCAGTCTGCACACTGACGTCCAGGCGCTGCTCAACGAGATGAACAGCAGATGTACTTCACAGAAAG gaTGGATAAGATGGAGCCTTGAGAAGAAGGTGGAGGTGGATCCGTCCTGCAGCGTCTCCCTCATCTCTGTGTTGGTCagggagctggagaagaagctgaagaag ATGCATAAAATAGGATCCCACGTGCATGTCATCCCGATACTGCACACCCTCTACTATGCAGTCATTCAG TCAGGCTCCATGATTCCTCGCAGCCTTTACCAGAGAGTAGACGAGTGTTTGATGAAGCTGCTGATTTTACCGATACCTTACTCGGCCGTGGCCCTGAGCACCTTGAGCAGCGTTAAGATGGAAATGATCACACCAG GCTCCTTGTACCAGAGGAGAGTCATCGCTGAGCAGAACCTGAAGAGCAAGCATTGCACCTTGCAAGAAAA GGTGTTTGTTCTCGCAGACCCAGATGTTTTTACTGCACAGCTGGAGGCCACAGTGAGGGCGTACCTGGAGGTGTCCGGCATGTTCAGGGACACACCCACTGCCATGGAGAAAAATCTGATGCTACGAGTGATGCAGAAGGGGCTGGGGACGGCGTGCCGGAGCTCCAGACTGGCTCAGGCCCTGGAG GCTTTAGACGTTCAGATGGTAGAGAAATACTTCGAGGAAGTGGTCCGAGCCGTGGAGCAGAGTATAAAACACGGTCCAGGCGGATGCACAACGTATCTGAACAGACTGCAACACATACAGAAAGAGATTTTAGCTGCTGCTACAGAAG AAGTAACCGAGGAAGATTGTGGCTCCGTGAGCAGCAGGACGTTGTTATTTCCAGAGATCAAATTCCTGCTGTGGACAAACGAAGAGGATCTAT GGAGTCTTCTGGCAAACTTCTCCCTGAGGTCCAACTCCAACTCGAGTGTGGATGGAGACGAGAAGGACAAAAGAGACGGGGCTGAGGACGGTGGGATCAAGAGACGTCTGAGGGACGTGAGCGACTTGCAGGACACGGTGCAGCCTCTGGTCAGAAATTCATCTCCAGCAATGTCACGGAGGAATGCCTACAAGAGGGGAAACTCAGAAAATAAACTGAGTCTGATGAGGGAGAAGATGGACACGTTTGCTGGGAGCCGTCGTGTCCAGAGAGACGACTGCAGGTGCCTCACAGCGCgggtggtggtgatgggggACGATCGAGTGCTCGGGCGGCTCAGCAGGGCTTTCCTCTCTATACG ACAGCGAGAGTCCAAACATCTTGTTTTGACCAAGAAGCTGAACCTGCAGTTGTACTACGTCCCCGTCACCGATGTGGAGCCTCAGCCCAGTTCACCA GACGGCCCGTGTCCGGACAACGGGAGACTGTCTCTCGCCGGCTTGTTGGGGAGATTGGATCCCTGGTACAACAGCAACATCAACAGTCTGAGAGCCACCATCTCCAACCTGGCAACAATG CACACGGAGTCGGAGTCGGAGTCGGAAAAGGACCAAAACCTCTTCCTGCTGGACACCCTGTGTTACTACCTCCGCTGTGGGACGCAGCCCGTGAACCTGCCCATGTATTCTGTGAAG atgaCGCGGTGCAGCAGTGACGCGTCCCCTGTGGTGGAGGACGTGTTCGTGTCCCATCTGGAGGCCGACATGCCAGAGTTCAGACACCTCAAAGAAAAGTTTTCAA AGGATCCGTTCACACGCAGGAAGAAGTCGACGGTGATCATCCACGGTGCCGTCATCACCGTCAGTTATACAGAG ACGTCTTTAAGCAAACGGAGAGTTGAAAGAGGAGAAGCTCTGATGACGTGTGGCGTGGCGATCACCTCAGAGCCGGCAGCTGTAACCACAG GTGAGGATTTCCTCACGGTCAGTTTTGACAGCATAAACCCGGGAAACAACAAA aAAATCCGAACCCAAAACATCAGCATCAGGACGATGGAGGATCAAACCCTCTCCGTGTGTCTGGACAGAGACTCTCGCAGGACGTACACTGACGTCCAAAG ACATCTCTCCGTGCTTGGACCCAGGATGCAGCCTCCGCTCCAAGTTCAGCGTCAGAAACAAGCGAGAGCTGCCGCTGAGCAAGTATCTGAACAACGTCCTGTCGCTGCCCATCAACACCTTCACAGGTGTGACCCCGTGAGGAACATCAGGAACATGAGGAACATAAGGAACATCAAGAACATGAGGAACATAAGGAacatgaggaacatgaggaacacgaggaacatgaggaacatgaggaGCATGAGGAACACGAGGAGCATGAGGAACATCAGGAacatgaggaacatgaggaacatgaggaacatgaggaacaCAAGGAACATCAGGAACATGAGGAACATCAGTAACTGGTCGGgttgtgtcttgttgtgttttatctcGTCTCATCTcgggttgtgttgtgttgtgtcacgTAAAATTTCAAGATGTGATAATAAACTAAGCTTCAATTATGTTTGTGAAACGTTCTCTTATCACCGCCCACAGATCGTAGTAGTTTAA
- the pik3r6b gene encoding phosphoinositide 3-kinase regulatory subunit 6 isoform X2, translated as MTDLAADVSLSAVQSSLHTDVQALLNEMNSRCTSQKGWIRWSLEKKVEVDPSCSVSLISVLVRELEKKLKKMHKIGSHVHVIPILHTLYYAVIQSGSMIPRSLYQRVDECLMKLLILPIPYSAVALSTLSSVKMEMITPGSLYQRRVIAEQNLKSKHCTLQEKVFVLADPDVFTAQLEATVRAYLEVSGMFRDTPTAMEKNLMLRVMQKGLGTACRSSRLAQALEALDVQMVEKYFEEVVRAVEQSIKHGPGGCTTYLNRLQHIQKEILAAATEEVTEEDCGSVSSRTLLFPEIKFLLWTNEEDLWSLLANFSLRSNSNSSVDGDEKDKRDGAEDGGIKRRLRDVSDLQDTVQPLVRNSSPAMSRRNAYKRGNSENKLSLMREKMDTFAGSRRVQRDDCRCLTARVVVMGDDRVLGRLSRAFLSIRQRESKHLVLTKKLNLQLYYVPVTDVEPQPSSPDGPCPDNGRLSLAGLLGRLDPWYNSNINSLRATISNLATMHTESESESEKDQNLFLLDTLCYYLRCGTQPVNLPMYSVKMTRCSSDASPVVEDVFVSHLEADMPEFRHLKEKFSKDPFTRRKKSTVIIHGAVITVSYTETSLSKRRVERGEALMTCGVAITSEPAAVTTGEDFLTVSFDSINPGNNKKIRTQNISIRTMEDQTLSVCLDRDSRRTYTDVQRIDISPCLDPGCSLRSKFSVRNKRELPLSKYLNNVLSLPINTFTGVTP; from the exons ATGACTGATCTTGCAG CTGACGTGTCTCTCTCGGCTGTGCAGTCCAGTCTGCACACTGACGTCCAGGCGCTGCTCAACGAGATGAACAGCAGATGTACTTCACAGAAAG gaTGGATAAGATGGAGCCTTGAGAAGAAGGTGGAGGTGGATCCGTCCTGCAGCGTCTCCCTCATCTCTGTGTTGGTCagggagctggagaagaagctgaagaag ATGCATAAAATAGGATCCCACGTGCATGTCATCCCGATACTGCACACCCTCTACTATGCAGTCATTCAG TCAGGCTCCATGATTCCTCGCAGCCTTTACCAGAGAGTAGACGAGTGTTTGATGAAGCTGCTGATTTTACCGATACCTTACTCGGCCGTGGCCCTGAGCACCTTGAGCAGCGTTAAGATGGAAATGATCACACCAG GCTCCTTGTACCAGAGGAGAGTCATCGCTGAGCAGAACCTGAAGAGCAAGCATTGCACCTTGCAAGAAAA GGTGTTTGTTCTCGCAGACCCAGATGTTTTTACTGCACAGCTGGAGGCCACAGTGAGGGCGTACCTGGAGGTGTCCGGCATGTTCAGGGACACACCCACTGCCATGGAGAAAAATCTGATGCTACGAGTGATGCAGAAGGGGCTGGGGACGGCGTGCCGGAGCTCCAGACTGGCTCAGGCCCTGGAG GCTTTAGACGTTCAGATGGTAGAGAAATACTTCGAGGAAGTGGTCCGAGCCGTGGAGCAGAGTATAAAACACGGTCCAGGCGGATGCACAACGTATCTGAACAGACTGCAACACATACAGAAAGAGATTTTAGCTGCTGCTACAGAAG AAGTAACCGAGGAAGATTGTGGCTCCGTGAGCAGCAGGACGTTGTTATTTCCAGAGATCAAATTCCTGCTGTGGACAAACGAAGAGGATCTAT GGAGTCTTCTGGCAAACTTCTCCCTGAGGTCCAACTCCAACTCGAGTGTGGATGGAGACGAGAAGGACAAAAGAGACGGGGCTGAGGACGGTGGGATCAAGAGACGTCTGAGGGACGTGAGCGACTTGCAGGACACGGTGCAGCCTCTGGTCAGAAATTCATCTCCAGCAATGTCACGGAGGAATGCCTACAAGAGGGGAAACTCAGAAAATAAACTGAGTCTGATGAGGGAGAAGATGGACACGTTTGCTGGGAGCCGTCGTGTCCAGAGAGACGACTGCAGGTGCCTCACAGCGCgggtggtggtgatgggggACGATCGAGTGCTCGGGCGGCTCAGCAGGGCTTTCCTCTCTATACG ACAGCGAGAGTCCAAACATCTTGTTTTGACCAAGAAGCTGAACCTGCAGTTGTACTACGTCCCCGTCACCGATGTGGAGCCTCAGCCCAGTTCACCA GACGGCCCGTGTCCGGACAACGGGAGACTGTCTCTCGCCGGCTTGTTGGGGAGATTGGATCCCTGGTACAACAGCAACATCAACAGTCTGAGAGCCACCATCTCCAACCTGGCAACAATG CACACGGAGTCGGAGTCGGAGTCGGAAAAGGACCAAAACCTCTTCCTGCTGGACACCCTGTGTTACTACCTCCGCTGTGGGACGCAGCCCGTGAACCTGCCCATGTATTCTGTGAAG atgaCGCGGTGCAGCAGTGACGCGTCCCCTGTGGTGGAGGACGTGTTCGTGTCCCATCTGGAGGCCGACATGCCAGAGTTCAGACACCTCAAAGAAAAGTTTTCAA AGGATCCGTTCACACGCAGGAAGAAGTCGACGGTGATCATCCACGGTGCCGTCATCACCGTCAGTTATACAGAG ACGTCTTTAAGCAAACGGAGAGTTGAAAGAGGAGAAGCTCTGATGACGTGTGGCGTGGCGATCACCTCAGAGCCGGCAGCTGTAACCACAG GTGAGGATTTCCTCACGGTCAGTTTTGACAGCATAAACCCGGGAAACAACAAA aAAATCCGAACCCAAAACATCAGCATCAGGACGATGGAGGATCAAACCCTCTCCGTGTGTCTGGACAGAGACTCTCGCAGGACGTACACTGACGTCCAAAG aatAGACATCTCTCCGTGCTTGGACCCAGGATGCAGCCTCCGCTCCAAGTTCAGCGTCAGAAACAAGCGAGAGCTGCCGCTGAGCAAGTATCTGAACAACGTCCTGTCGCTGCCCATCAACACCTTCACAGGTGTGACCCCGTGA
- the LOC118123604 gene encoding phosphoinositide 3-kinase regulatory subunit 5, whose product MEHRSCTEDRIQHVLERCLCDLGVDTPDKQLWNAGLCMNRWCLEELVKRDPHNFLILLQNILGKTKEVLERCQYELVVPLSLLFSSTLLKAPYVAPDCDVVWEAYLLFHSFLSWPEPCSSASKRLLSVVQQELRAPGISFQRLVRAEQGLSSDIHRSKTMTVLLVSPDEDVPPEVQLVSQQLSSTQSSNRDVITTLIQHSFQAVLGTKYDLQALHAALQTKRTEELEQLLEEVTENMEMAASAADLSSARQRLLNNVERIREGLALPAPAPGRTHTGSVETFALPFPKCHTCTWENDNFDFLNEILTSESDVDSTADCFLKAEIEEEDKYDTSVDEEEEEDGSKVDQDFPNHRISTTSSSSRDSMFSGCSLSSSSSVPSASSGVESDFGEDTGLEDTEEGQDSQPKPRKKPKKKSRSLLGVERISMLFKNPRSPSSCRRAQSMGYRSDFTKEVQRSGSRLKLSRCLSRQASTPTSDPLSPQKHVCVRRRPILSCDEGEGAEVPALVRVVVFGGDREAGRLARAYNDLQQKERKCPRLTKKCKLQFYFVPTKRRSSPTESPTGSSTKAAVSVESSDVTLDYSTTHVAQMLGAMDPWYERNVLNLLSLSSDVLCQTGCKDADVSEGSGSGERLPLLTQLVLYYCRHADQPVLVPLYQAELTLAGGERRREVFVHSLELGHSAGARAVKAMGSASKRFGIDEEHQAVPLTLSVSYNKVAVSGRSQWIDTEIVCTSINLQKASKKPKHLCDDSRTETLQLTMRHCSKSKKCHNQHISVSEVKVDKVQVSGGDDGSTFAVCLDQDEKKFIQSVTRCDVSLCCKPGSSSDWRSYKLLPGQVQPLHPSYCSLLCLPITSFSAS is encoded by the exons ATGGAGCACAGATCGTGCACGGAGGATCGGATCCAGCACGTCCTGGAGCGCTGCCTCTGCGACCTGGGTGTCGACACGCCGGACAAGCAGCTCTGGAACG CCGGGCTGTGCATGAACCGCTGGTGTTTGGAGGAACTTGTGAAGAGAGATCCCCACAACTTCCTCATCCTTCTGCAGAACATACTCGGGAAAACAAAagag GTGCTGGAGCGGTGTCAGTATGAGCTGGTGGTTCCCCTCTCGCTCTTGTTCTCTTCAACCCTCCTCAAA GCTCCGTACGTGGCTCCGGACTGTGACGTGGTGTGGGAGGCCTACCTGCTGTTCCACAGCTTTCTGTCCTGGCCGGAGCCGTGCAGCTCCGCCAGTAAACGGCTGCTGAGCGTCGTGCAGCAGGAGCTCAGAGCCCCAG GTATTTCATTTCAGAGGCTGGTGAGGGCGGAGCAGGGGCTTTCCTCCGACATCCACAGATCTAAAACCAT GACGGTACTGTTAGTGAGTCCAGATGAAGACGTCCCTCCGGAGGTCCAGCTCGTCTCCCAGCAGCTGAGCAGCACCCAGTCCTCCAACAGGGACGTCATCACCACCCTCATCCAGCACAGCTTCCAGGCGGTTCTGGGCACCAAGTACGATCTGCAGGCTCTTCACGCCGCCCTGCAG ACGAAGCGGACCGAGGAGTTGGAGCAGCTCCTGGAGGAGGTGACGGAGAACATGGAGATGGCAGCGTCAGCAGCAGACCTCAGCTCAGCGAGGCAGAGGCTCCTGAACAACGTGGAGAGGATCAGAGAAGGCCTCGCtcttcctgctccagctcctggccgcacacacactg GTTCTGTCGAAACTTTCGCGCTGCCCTTCCCCAAATGTCACACGTGTACTTGGGAGAACGACAACTTTG ACTTTCTGAACGAGATCCTCACAAGTGAGTCGGATGTGGATTCGACGGCCGACTGTTTCCTGAAAgcagagatagaggaggaggataaaTACGACACCAGTgtggatgaggaagaagaggaggatggaagCAAAGTGGACCAGGATTTTCCAAACCACCGCATCTCCACCACGTCCTCGTCCTCCAGGGACTCCATGTTTTCCggctgctccctctcctccagctcgtcCGTGCCGTCCGCCTCATCCGGCGTGGAGAGTGACTTCGGCGAGGACACGGGCCTcgaggacacagaggagggacaggacAGCCAACCGAAACCTAGGAAGAAACCCAAAAAGAAGTCCAGGTCCCTGTTAGGCGTGGAGCGCATCTCCATGCTTTTCAAGAACCCCCGCAGCCCCAGCTCTTGCCGGCGAGCCCAGAGCATGGGTTATCGTAGTGACTTCACCAAAGAAGTTCAAAGAAGCGGGTCACGGCTCAAACTCTCCAGGTGCCTGTCCAGACAGGCGTCCACCCCTACCTCCGATCCTCTGTCCCCCCAGAAGCACGTGTGTGTCCGCAGGAGGCCGATCCTGAGCTGTGACGAGGGCGAGGGGGCAGAGGTGCCCGCCCTGGTCCGAGTGGTGGTGTTCGGGGGGGACAGAGAGGCGGGCAGGCTGGCCAGGGCGTACAATgacctgcagcagaaagagcGCAAATGTCCCAGACTCACCAAGAAGTGCAAACTGCAGTTTTACTTCGTCCCCACCAAAAGGAGAAGCTCGCCGACTGAAAGCCCGACAGGAAGTTCAACCAAAGCTGCCGTGTCTGTG GAGTCTAGTGACGTCACGTTGGACTACAGTACGACACACGTGGCCCAGATGTTGGGCGCCATGGATCCGTGGTACGAGCGTAACGTCCTCAATCTGCTCAGCTTGTCCTCTGACGTCCTCTGTCAG ACTGGCTGTAAAGACGCCGACGTCTCAGAGGGAAGCGGCAGCGGGGAGCGTCTTCCTCTGCTGACCCAACTGGTGCTTTATTACTGCAGACATGCAGACCAGCCTGTTCTGGTGCCGCTCTACCAGGCGGAG ctcaccctggctggaggagagaggagaagggaggtgTTTGTTCATTCTCTGGAGCTCGGCCACTCGGCTGGAGCCAGAGCTGTTAAAGCCATGG GATCCGCCAGCAAGAGGTTTGGAATCGATGAGGAGCATCAGGCTGTCCCTTTAACTCTGAGCGTCTCCTACAACAAG GTGGCTGTTAGCGGCAGGAGCCAGTGGATCGACACGGAGATTGTCTGCACATCCATTAATCTTCAGAAAGCCTCCAAGAAGCCCAAGCACCTCTGTGACG ATTCAAGGACAGAGACTCTGCAGCTGACGATGAGGCACTGCTCCAAGTCTAAGAAGTGCCACAACCAG CACATCTCGGTATCAGAGGTGAAGGTGGACAAGGTGCAGGTGAGCGGTGGAGACGATGGCTCGACCTTCGCCGTGTGTCTGGATCAGGACGAGAAGAAGTTCATCCAGAGTGTGACCAG GTGTGACGTGTCTCTGTGCTGTAAACCAGGAAGCAGCTCCGACTGGAGGTCGTACAAGCTGCTCCCAGGTCAGGTTCAGCCTCTGCACCCGTCCTACTGCTCCCTGCTCTGCCTCCCCATCacctccttctctgcctcctga